In one window of Streptomyces sp. FXJ1.172 DNA:
- a CDS encoding ankyrin repeat domain-containing protein → MSEAPDPEVVELATKIFDLARQGQTEALVAYVDAGVPASLTNDRGDCLVMLAAYHGHADAVRALLARGAAADRVNDRGQTPLAGAVFKGETEVIKALLEGGADPAAGTPSAVDTARMFGRTELLELFGAH, encoded by the coding sequence ATGAGCGAAGCCCCCGACCCCGAGGTCGTGGAGCTGGCGACCAAGATCTTCGATCTGGCCCGGCAGGGGCAGACCGAGGCGCTCGTGGCGTACGTGGACGCCGGCGTTCCGGCCAGCCTCACCAACGACCGCGGCGACTGCCTGGTGATGCTCGCCGCCTATCACGGCCACGCCGACGCGGTGCGCGCGCTGCTCGCCCGCGGCGCGGCGGCGGACCGGGTCAACGACCGAGGCCAGACCCCTCTCGCGGGTGCTGTCTTCAAGGGCGAGACCGAGGTCATCAAGGCGCTCCTGGAGGGTGGGGCCGATCCCGCCGCCGGAACGCCCTCGGCGGTCGACACCGCCCGGATGTTCGGCAGGACGGAACTCCTGGAACTGTTCGGCGCACACTGA